From a single Collimonas pratensis genomic region:
- a CDS encoding RidA family protein, which yields MSVYEKLQALNITLPAVAAPAAAYVMYAQSGNTVYLSGHLSKKDGKIWVGQLGKDITTEEAKQAARGIAVDLIATLQAACGGDLLRVKRVVKLMSLVNSTPDFTEQHLVTNGASELIGEVFGEQGKHARSAFGVAQLPLGACVEIEMIAEIE from the coding sequence ATGTCTGTATATGAAAAGTTGCAAGCCCTGAACATCACTTTGCCGGCCGTCGCTGCGCCTGCGGCTGCTTATGTGATGTATGCCCAAAGCGGCAATACGGTCTACCTGTCCGGTCATCTGTCCAAGAAGGACGGCAAGATCTGGGTCGGGCAACTCGGCAAGGACATCACGACCGAAGAAGCCAAGCAGGCCGCACGCGGCATTGCGGTTGACCTGATCGCTACCTTGCAAGCTGCTTGCGGCGGCGATCTGTTGCGCGTCAAACGGGTCGTCAAGCTGATGAGCCTGGTGAACTCGACGCCTGATTTTACGGAGCAGCATCTGGTCACCAACGGTGCCTCCGAACTGATCGGCGAAGTGTTTGGCGAGCAGGGCAAGCATGCCCGTTCCGCTTTCGGTGTGGCACAGCTGCCGTTGGGCGCCTGCGTAGAAATCGAAATGATTGCTGAAATCGAATAA
- a CDS encoding DMT family transporter, whose protein sequence is MTDESKGMWLGLVGVAIFSLTLPFTRMAVAELNPVFVAFGRAVVAALCSVPLLWKLKAARPHGAQWKALALTALGVVVGFPVFSSVAMRYVPAAHGAIVLGILPLATAMFAALRFGERPSTGFWIAAVAGSGIVVVFALSQGGGGLQMADLALLAAVVAAAMGYAEGGRLAQTMGGQQVIGWALLLSLPVLLPITAWLGWRYGISASPKAWLGFAYVSLFSMFIGFFFWYKGLALGGIARVGQVQLLQPFMTLLGAALLLGEALAGRNLLFALAVLIVVGFGRKMAVRRQPA, encoded by the coding sequence ATGACAGACGAATCGAAGGGCATGTGGCTGGGGCTGGTCGGGGTGGCTATATTCAGCCTGACGTTGCCGTTTACGCGGATGGCGGTGGCGGAACTGAATCCAGTATTTGTCGCCTTCGGCCGGGCGGTGGTGGCGGCCTTGTGTTCCGTCCCGCTGCTATGGAAGCTGAAGGCAGCCCGGCCGCACGGTGCGCAGTGGAAAGCGCTGGCGCTGACAGCGCTCGGCGTGGTGGTCGGCTTCCCCGTGTTTTCGTCGGTGGCGATGCGCTACGTGCCAGCTGCGCACGGCGCCATCGTGCTCGGCATCCTGCCGCTGGCGACGGCGATGTTTGCGGCGCTGCGCTTTGGCGAGCGACCCTCGACCGGATTCTGGATTGCCGCCGTCGCCGGCAGCGGAATTGTTGTTGTTTTTGCACTCAGTCAGGGTGGTGGCGGCTTGCAGATGGCCGACCTGGCGCTGCTGGCGGCCGTGGTGGCCGCCGCCATGGGCTATGCCGAAGGTGGCCGCCTGGCGCAAACCATGGGCGGCCAGCAAGTGATCGGCTGGGCCTTGCTGCTGTCGCTGCCGGTCCTGTTGCCGATTACCGCCTGGCTCGGCTGGCGCTATGGGATCAGCGCTTCGCCCAAGGCCTGGCTGGGCTTTGCCTACGTTTCGCTGTTCTCGATGTTCATCGGCTTTTTCTTTTGGTACAAGGGCTTGGCCCTGGGCGGCATCGCGCGTGTTGGCCAAGTGCAATTATTGCAGCCGTTTATGACATTGCTGGGAGCGGCGTTGCTGCTCGGGGAAGCGCTGGCGGGACGCAATCTGCTGTTTGCGCTGGCAGTGCTGATCGTCGTTGGCTTTGGCCGCAAAATGGCGGTGCGGCGTCAGCCAGCCTGA
- a CDS encoding LysE family translocator, producing the protein MLLETLLPLAVFAFVSSITPGPNNIMLTSSGIMFGFSRTVPHMLGVTFGFGVMLVLCAVGIGSLVLAVPSIHVILKTLGSAYLLYLAWKLRKMSFKSELESGHKPMTFLGAAAFQAANPKAWIMAITSASAFLPPLQPIWLSIGLYCLIFSVINLPCVGVWAAAGSVLRRYLGQPVWQRSFCAVMVLLTIYSAVSIWL; encoded by the coding sequence ATGCTGCTGGAGACCTTGCTGCCGCTGGCCGTGTTCGCCTTTGTGTCGTCGATCACACCGGGCCCCAACAACATCATGCTGACCTCGTCCGGCATCATGTTCGGTTTCAGCCGGACGGTGCCGCACATGCTGGGCGTGACCTTCGGTTTTGGCGTGATGCTGGTACTGTGCGCGGTGGGCATCGGCAGCCTGGTGCTGGCCGTGCCATCGATCCACGTGATCCTCAAAACCCTTGGCTCGGCCTATCTGCTGTACCTGGCCTGGAAGCTGCGCAAGATGTCTTTCAAGTCCGAGCTGGAAAGCGGTCACAAACCGATGACCTTTTTGGGCGCGGCGGCTTTCCAGGCTGCCAACCCCAAGGCCTGGATCATGGCCATCACCAGCGCCTCGGCATTCCTGCCGCCGCTGCAGCCGATCTGGCTGTCGATTGGCTTGTACTGCCTGATTTTCTCGGTGATCAACCTGCCATGCGTGGGCGTCTGGGCCGCCGCCGGTTCGGTGCTGCGGCGTTATCTGGGACAACCTGTGTGGCAACGCAGCTTTTGTGCAGTGATGGTGCTGCTGACCATTTATTCTGCGGTGTCGATCTGGCTCTGA
- a CDS encoding DUF2917 domain-containing protein, giving the protein MQTLFEQQSHTLSGGSVLSGVTEQQLILKVVSGRVWVTFEGQPEDHWLHAGRALTLLPGRMVVVESDPGNSRISLSGLPQRHRGRPSILRALLARLRGPGFHPATSVS; this is encoded by the coding sequence ATGCAAACACTATTCGAGCAACAGTCTCATACCTTGTCCGGCGGCAGCGTGCTGTCCGGCGTCACCGAGCAGCAGTTGATACTGAAGGTGGTCAGCGGCCGCGTCTGGGTGACTTTTGAAGGGCAGCCGGAAGATCACTGGCTGCACGCCGGCCGTGCGCTGACCCTGCTGCCGGGGCGGATGGTGGTGGTCGAGTCCGATCCCGGCAACAGCCGCATCAGCCTGAGCGGCCTGCCGCAGCGCCACCGTGGCAGGCCGAGCATCCTGCGGGCCTTGCTGGCGCGCCTGCGCGGTCCTGGCTTCCATCCTGCCACCAGCGTGTCATGA
- a CDS encoding PLP-dependent aminotransferase family protein, translating to MTNTAPPRKLSSSQLPQLPSATQPLSRDSDTSLVEQIVRSIESRISDRLLRSGARMPSIRQFADSHSVSRFTVVEAYDRLVAKGCLESRRGSGFYVRERSPLLAERGSNAASDKQPQLIDVVWLVRNMHQQAPNKKMPGSGMFPSEWLDADLIANALRSISRQNPAQLLSYGIPQGFLPLRQQLQLKMAELEIAATPEQFVTTTGVTQGLDLVARHFTQPGDVILVDDPSWFLMFASFAALGARVVGVPRLADGPDMAKLAELVALHKPKLYVLVSVLHNPTSTSLSAAKAFQILKLAEEHDFMIVEDDIYCDMHPGSAVQPATRIASLDQLNRVIYMGGFSKTLSPNLRSGFIATSLELAQHFADRKMLTNLTSAEVGERVVYKILSEGHYRKHLDRLRSKLDSVRDRTIRQMERIGMTVDISTPAGIFVWADTGHDTNVMAEKALAEGFLLAPGALFSPSQLPSSRMRINVAAMSDPAIWRFLEQECGK from the coding sequence GTGACCAACACAGCCCCTCCCCGCAAGCTGAGCAGCAGCCAACTGCCCCAGCTGCCATCTGCCACGCAGCCGCTGTCGCGCGATAGCGATACCTCGCTGGTCGAACAGATCGTGCGCAGCATTGAATCCCGCATCAGCGACCGCCTGCTGCGCAGCGGCGCGCGCATGCCGTCGATCCGCCAGTTTGCCGACAGCCACAGCGTGTCGCGCTTCACGGTGGTGGAAGCCTACGACCGGCTGGTGGCCAAGGGCTGCCTGGAATCGCGCCGCGGCTCCGGCTTTTACGTGCGCGAGCGTTCGCCGCTGTTGGCCGAACGCGGCAGCAATGCCGCAAGCGACAAGCAGCCGCAACTGATCGACGTGGTCTGGCTGGTGCGCAATATGCACCAGCAGGCGCCGAACAAGAAAATGCCCGGCTCCGGCATGTTTCCCAGCGAGTGGCTGGACGCCGACCTGATCGCCAACGCCCTGCGCAGCATCAGCCGGCAGAATCCGGCGCAACTGCTTTCCTACGGCATCCCGCAAGGCTTCCTGCCGCTGCGCCAGCAATTGCAGCTGAAGATGGCCGAACTGGAAATCGCCGCTACACCGGAACAGTTCGTCACAACGACAGGCGTAACCCAGGGGCTGGACCTGGTGGCGCGCCACTTTACCCAGCCCGGTGATGTGATCCTGGTCGACGACCCGTCCTGGTTCCTGATGTTTGCGTCGTTCGCCGCGCTGGGCGCCAGGGTGGTCGGCGTGCCGCGCCTGGCCGACGGCCCGGACATGGCCAAGCTGGCCGAGCTGGTCGCGCTACACAAGCCCAAGCTGTACGTGCTGGTGTCGGTGCTGCACAACCCGACTTCGACCTCGCTGTCGGCAGCCAAGGCGTTCCAGATTCTCAAGCTGGCTGAAGAACATGATTTCATGATTGTCGAGGACGACATCTATTGCGATATGCACCCAGGTTCGGCGGTACAGCCGGCGACCCGCATTGCCTCGCTCGACCAGCTCAACCGCGTGATCTACATGGGCGGCTTTTCGAAGACGCTCTCGCCCAACCTGCGTTCCGGCTTCATCGCCACCTCGCTCGAGCTGGCCCAGCACTTTGCCGACCGCAAGATGCTGACCAACCTGACCAGCGCTGAAGTCGGCGAACGGGTGGTCTATAAAATCCTCTCCGAAGGCCATTACCGCAAGCATCTGGACCGCTTGCGCAGCAAGCTCGACAGCGTGCGCGACCGCACCATCCGGCAGATGGAAAGGATAGGCATGACGGTCGACATCAGCACCCCGGCCGGCATCTTTGTCTGGGCCGATACCGGCCACGACACCAATGTGATGGCGGAAAAAGCTTTGGCGGAGGGCTTCCTGCTGGCGCCCGGCGCCCTGTTCTCGCCCAGCCAGCTGCCCTCCTCGCGCATGCGAATCAACGTGGCAGCGATGTCAGACCCCGCCATCTGGCGCTTCCTGGAACAGGAATGTGGCAAGTGA
- the htpG gene encoding molecular chaperone HtpG, producing MAVSEKQTLGFQAEVKQLLQLMIHSLYSNKEIFLRELVSNASDAADKLRFEAINNGALFENDPELKIKVAFDKAARTITISDNGIGMSRDEAISHLGTIAKSGTKEFFSKLSGDQQKDAALIGQFGVGFYSAFIIADKITVDTRRAGASATEGVRWESTGAGDFSIEAIDKPSRGTDIVLHLREGEDEYLSAWKLKSIIRKYSDHISLPIVMQKEEWDEEKKETVVKDEFETVNQASALWARSKSDITEEQYVEFYKHVSHDFEAPLTYTHNRVEGRSEYTQLLYVPSRAPFDLWDRNKRGGIKLYVKRVFIMDDAEQLMPVYLRFVKGVIDSSDLPLNVSREILQESRDVRVIREGSTKRVLGLLEELANSDDQAQKDKYASFWKEFGQVLKEGIGEDATNKDRIAKLLRFASTSNDGDAQTVSFADYIGRMKEGQDKIYYATGETFAAAKNSPHLEIFRKKGVEVLLLTDRVDEWMLSFLQDFEGKELASVAKGGLDLGTLEDEAEKKQHEETETQFKDLVEKMKAALADKAKDVRVTFRLTDSPACLVADENELSGNLLRMLKAAGQEAPDSKPILEINPDHPLVQRLKYEEAKFGDWSHILFDQALLAEGGALADPAGFVKRLNEMLLGMTGK from the coding sequence ATGGCCGTATCCGAAAAGCAAACCCTTGGTTTTCAGGCAGAAGTAAAGCAGCTGCTGCAATTGATGATCCACTCGCTGTACTCCAACAAGGAAATTTTCCTGCGCGAGCTGGTTTCCAATGCATCCGATGCCGCCGACAAGCTGCGCTTTGAAGCGATCAACAACGGCGCCCTGTTCGAGAACGATCCTGAACTGAAGATCAAGGTCGCCTTCGACAAGGCTGCGCGCACCATCACGATCTCGGACAACGGCATCGGCATGAGCCGCGATGAAGCCATCTCGCACCTGGGCACCATCGCCAAATCCGGCACCAAGGAATTCTTCTCGAAACTGTCCGGCGACCAGCAAAAGGATGCGGCGCTGATCGGCCAGTTCGGCGTCGGCTTCTACTCTGCCTTCATCATCGCTGACAAGATCACGGTCGACACCCGCCGCGCAGGCGCCAGCGCCACCGAAGGCGTGCGCTGGGAATCCACCGGCGCCGGCGATTTCAGCATCGAAGCGATCGACAAGCCATCGCGCGGTACCGACATCGTCCTCCATCTGCGCGAAGGCGAGGATGAATACCTGTCCGCCTGGAAGCTGAAATCCATTATCCGCAAATATTCCGACCATATCTCGCTGCCGATCGTGATGCAGAAAGAAGAATGGGACGAAGAAAAGAAAGAAACCGTCGTCAAGGATGAGTTCGAGACCGTCAACCAGGCCAGCGCACTATGGGCCCGCAGCAAGTCCGACATCACCGAAGAACAGTACGTCGAATTCTACAAGCACGTTTCGCACGATTTCGAAGCGCCGCTGACCTACACCCACAACCGGGTTGAAGGCCGCAGCGAATACACGCAGCTGCTGTATGTGCCAAGCCGCGCCCCGTTCGACCTGTGGGACCGCAACAAGCGCGGCGGCATCAAGCTGTACGTCAAGCGCGTCTTCATCATGGACGACGCCGAGCAGCTGATGCCGGTCTACCTGCGCTTCGTCAAGGGCGTGATCGATTCCAGCGACCTGCCATTGAACGTGTCGCGTGAAATCCTGCAGGAATCGCGCGATGTGCGCGTGATCCGCGAAGGCTCGACCAAGCGCGTACTGGGCTTGCTGGAAGAACTGGCCAACAGCGACGACCAGGCGCAAAAAGACAAGTACGCCAGCTTCTGGAAAGAGTTCGGCCAGGTCCTGAAAGAAGGTATAGGCGAAGATGCAACCAACAAGGACCGCATCGCCAAGCTGCTGCGCTTTGCCTCCACCAGCAACGACGGCGATGCACAGACCGTATCCTTCGCCGACTACATCGGCCGCATGAAAGAAGGCCAGGACAAGATCTATTACGCTACCGGTGAAACCTTTGCCGCCGCCAAGAACAGCCCGCACCTGGAAATCTTCCGCAAAAAGGGCGTAGAAGTCTTGCTGCTGACCGACCGCGTCGACGAATGGATGCTGTCCTTCCTGCAGGATTTCGAAGGCAAGGAACTGGCCTCGGTGGCCAAGGGCGGCCTCGATCTCGGCACCCTGGAAGATGAAGCCGAGAAGAAGCAGCATGAAGAAACCGAAACCCAGTTCAAGGATCTGGTTGAGAAGATGAAAGCCGCCCTGGCCGATAAAGCCAAGGACGTGCGCGTCACCTTCCGCCTGACCGATTCGCCAGCCTGTCTGGTGGCCGATGAAAACGAACTGTCGGGTAACCTGTTACGCATGCTCAAGGCCGCCGGCCAGGAAGCACCGGATTCCAAGCCTATTCTGGAAATCAATCCGGACCATCCACTGGTGCAGCGCCTGAAGTATGAAGAAGCCAAGTTCGGCGACTGGTCGCATATCCTGTTCGACCAGGCCCTGCTGGCGGAAGGCGGCGCCCTGGCGGATCCGGCCGGTTTCGTCAAGCGTTTGAATGAAATGCTGCTGGGTATGACCGGCAAGTAA
- a CDS encoding VIT domain-containing protein translates to MLRGLLAALCALLLLLPTVQARTVMPPRLIIANGAEEPIALQSLHVSGEISGGMAQTTVQMVFFNPNRRLLEGQLQFPLLDGQQIVGFSLDIEGRQRPAVPVEKAKGRQIFEAIERRRVDPGLLEATQGNNFKLRIYPIPAGGTRTVEIRYVESLARQGKNWQYRLPLAYGDRMRDFDLTLNVHGAMAAPQASGSLGAIGLVRTGEQYQMHVNKSGFAASGMLNLLIPASEKPQTYTQVRDDGTWFVTEIPVAETRTARSLPKVIGLLWDSSGSGAARDHDAEFTILDRYFKAAGNAEVRLTRLRDRPEPEQSFHIVNGNWSALRQILQNTAYDGASALSDWKPEADVGEYLLVSDGLSNYGNAAFPKLAAGQRLYALNSALAADASLLSAWAENTGGRLIQVSAQTTAAATQALLSDATHVEALTAAGASDLQIESHDAKNGILRIAGRLRNPEAQLTLTTRQNGRLLTTTIPLSATAPAHPLAAYLWAGYRLRELEGNRDVHRAEIRRIGQQFGLATRETSLIVLERLDDYVRYDVAPPQEYQAAFNQLKKLRDGDLRQTRSRHMENVLQQFQHKIAWWEKDFSKDDMPKPKKTTPDALSGAGRVRAIIPPAAMTAPELASPAPVSAVAAPVIAPPAAAEPPPAPAPVASRQRFSEGAANYSAKSVASSDAAPAMPEISVALQKWSANAPYIDRLKAASADTVYAIYLDEKPSYANSSAFFLDAADVLLEKGQRDLALRVLSNLAEMDLENRAVLRILGYRLLQAGAPALAIPVFEKVRQLAEEEPQSFRDLGLAYAANQQYQLAIDQLYEVVQRPWDARFPEIETIALAELNQIVATAGVALDTSRMDPRFLKNMPLDLRVVMTWDADNSDMDLWVTDPNGEKCFYGYPLTHQGGRMSRDFTQGYGPEEFSLRKAKPGKYKIEANYFGNSQQLIAGDTTLQVKLTTAFGTPQQKEQMVTLRLKDRQDTVFVGEFDVAP, encoded by the coding sequence ATGTTACGAGGCTTGTTGGCCGCACTATGCGCGCTGCTATTGCTACTTCCCACGGTGCAGGCACGGACGGTGATGCCGCCCAGACTGATTATCGCTAACGGCGCTGAAGAGCCGATTGCGCTGCAAAGCCTGCACGTCAGCGGCGAGATCAGTGGTGGCATGGCGCAGACGACGGTGCAGATGGTGTTCTTCAATCCGAACCGGCGCTTGCTTGAGGGGCAGCTGCAGTTCCCCTTGCTCGACGGCCAGCAGATCGTCGGCTTTTCGCTGGATATCGAAGGGCGGCAGCGGCCTGCCGTGCCGGTTGAAAAAGCCAAGGGTCGGCAGATATTCGAAGCAATCGAACGACGCCGGGTCGATCCGGGCCTGCTGGAAGCTACCCAGGGCAATAATTTCAAACTGAGAATCTATCCGATTCCAGCCGGCGGTACGCGCACGGTGGAGATCAGGTACGTGGAGTCGCTGGCGCGCCAGGGTAAGAATTGGCAGTACCGCTTGCCGCTGGCTTACGGCGACCGCATGCGCGATTTCGATCTGACGCTCAATGTGCATGGCGCCATGGCCGCGCCGCAGGCCAGCGGCAGCTTGGGCGCCATTGGCCTGGTGCGTACCGGTGAACAGTATCAGATGCATGTCAATAAGAGCGGATTTGCCGCCAGCGGCATGCTCAATCTGCTGATACCTGCCAGCGAGAAGCCGCAGACTTACACCCAGGTACGCGATGACGGCACATGGTTTGTCACCGAAATACCGGTAGCCGAGACGCGTACGGCGCGCAGCTTGCCGAAGGTGATCGGCTTGCTGTGGGATAGTTCTGGCTCCGGTGCGGCGCGTGACCACGATGCAGAATTTACCATTCTCGATCGTTATTTCAAGGCCGCAGGCAATGCTGAAGTGCGTCTGACCCGCTTGCGTGACAGGCCGGAACCGGAACAATCCTTCCATATCGTCAACGGCAACTGGAGCGCCTTGCGCCAGATCTTGCAGAACACTGCCTACGATGGCGCCAGTGCTTTGAGCGACTGGAAACCGGAGGCGGATGTCGGCGAATACCTGCTGGTGAGCGATGGCTTGAGCAATTACGGCAATGCGGCTTTCCCCAAGCTTGCTGCAGGCCAGCGTCTGTATGCCTTGAACTCGGCGCTGGCGGCTGATGCCAGTCTGCTGTCCGCCTGGGCGGAAAATACCGGCGGCCGCTTGATACAGGTTTCAGCGCAGACTACCGCTGCGGCGACGCAAGCCTTGCTGAGCGACGCGACGCATGTAGAAGCATTGACCGCGGCCGGCGCCAGCGATTTGCAAATCGAGTCGCACGACGCCAAAAACGGCATACTCCGTATCGCTGGCCGTTTGCGTAATCCGGAAGCTCAGCTGACGCTCACGACACGGCAAAACGGCCGGTTGCTAACGACTACCATCCCGCTCTCGGCAACCGCGCCCGCGCACCCGCTGGCAGCCTATCTGTGGGCAGGGTACCGCCTGCGCGAACTGGAAGGCAACCGTGATGTGCATCGCGCAGAGATCCGCCGCATCGGGCAGCAATTTGGCCTGGCGACCCGCGAGACCTCATTGATCGTGCTTGAGCGCCTTGACGATTACGTACGCTACGACGTCGCTCCGCCGCAAGAATATCAGGCCGCGTTCAATCAGCTGAAGAAACTGCGCGATGGCGACCTCAGGCAGACGCGTAGCCGGCATATGGAAAACGTGCTGCAGCAGTTCCAGCACAAGATCGCCTGGTGGGAGAAAGATTTTTCTAAAGACGACATGCCTAAGCCTAAAAAAACCACGCCTGATGCCCTCAGCGGCGCCGGTCGGGTGCGTGCGATCATTCCGCCGGCAGCCATGACTGCCCCGGAACTGGCGTCTCCGGCTCCTGTTTCGGCTGTGGCAGCTCCGGTGATCGCGCCTCCCGCAGCTGCGGAACCACCGCCGGCTCCGGCTCCAGTTGCCAGCCGCCAACGCTTTTCGGAGGGAGCCGCCAATTATTCAGCAAAGTCCGTGGCAAGCAGCGATGCCGCGCCCGCAATGCCGGAAATCAGCGTGGCGCTGCAGAAGTGGAGCGCCAATGCGCCGTATATCGACCGTCTCAAGGCAGCGTCGGCGGATACCGTGTACGCCATCTATCTCGACGAAAAGCCAAGTTACGCCAACAGCAGCGCCTTCTTCCTCGATGCCGCCGACGTCCTGCTGGAGAAGGGACAGCGCGATCTGGCCTTGCGCGTCTTGTCCAACCTGGCGGAGATGGACCTGGAAAACCGCGCTGTGCTGCGCATACTGGGCTATCGCCTGCTGCAGGCCGGAGCCCCGGCGCTGGCCATCCCGGTCTTTGAAAAGGTCAGGCAGTTGGCCGAAGAAGAACCGCAATCGTTCCGCGATCTGGGACTGGCTTACGCTGCCAACCAGCAGTACCAGCTGGCGATCGATCAGTTGTACGAAGTAGTGCAGCGGCCATGGGATGCGCGCTTTCCGGAAATCGAAACGATTGCCCTGGCTGAGCTGAACCAGATCGTGGCGACGGCCGGCGTTGCGCTCGACACCAGCCGGATGGATCCGCGTTTCCTGAAGAACATGCCGCTCGATTTGCGCGTGGTGATGACCTGGGATGCGGATAATTCCGATATGGATCTGTGGGTGACCGATCCGAATGGCGAAAAATGCTTCTACGGCTATCCGTTGACACACCAGGGAGGCCGCATGTCACGTGATTTCACGCAGGGGTATGGGCCGGAGGAATTCTCGCTGCGCAAGGCGAAGCCGGGCAAGTACAAGATAGAAGCCAATTACTTCGGCAACAGCCAGCAGCTGATTGCCGGCGACACCACCTTGCAGGTCAAGCTGACGACCGCGTTCGGCACGCCCCAGCAGAAGGAGCAAATGGTGACGCTGCGCCTGAAGGACCGGCAGGATACGGTCTTTGTCGGTGAATTCGACGTCGCCCCGTAA
- a CDS encoding sigma-70 family RNA polymerase sigma factor, translating to MPAEPSDESLMLNYRDGDLGAFRELYRRHSQGLYKFIAWRSPRRDWVDEIAQDSWAGLHQARARYQPESLFRTYLFQIARNRLIDLLRQQQTLLASEMGQGDDEQTAFDYLAETAQETLSPEAVLENRERIARLHAAIRLLPGEQKEVLILQQFNGMSLAEIALIVAAPEETIKSRLRYAMRKLRQQLTPDLDSSEEAA from the coding sequence ATGCCCGCTGAACCCTCCGATGAATCGTTGATGCTCAATTACCGCGACGGTGACCTGGGCGCGTTCAGGGAGCTGTACCGGCGCCATAGCCAGGGTTTATACAAATTCATTGCCTGGCGTTCGCCGCGCCGCGACTGGGTCGACGAGATCGCGCAAGACAGCTGGGCCGGCCTGCATCAGGCGCGCGCCCGCTATCAGCCTGAATCGCTGTTCCGGACGTATCTGTTCCAGATCGCGCGCAATCGCCTGATTGACCTGTTGCGCCAGCAGCAAACCTTGCTGGCCAGCGAAATGGGCCAGGGCGACGACGAACAAACAGCATTCGACTACCTGGCCGAAACAGCGCAGGAAACGCTTTCGCCAGAAGCCGTGCTGGAAAACCGGGAGCGCATCGCCAGGCTGCACGCGGCGATACGGCTGCTGCCAGGGGAACAAAAAGAGGTTTTGATTTTGCAGCAATTTAACGGCATGAGCCTGGCAGAGATCGCACTGATTGTCGCCGCGCCGGAAGAGACCATCAAGAGCCGGCTGCGCTATGCCATGCGCAAATTGCGGCAGCAACTGACACCGGACCTGGATTCCAGCGAGGAGGCGGCATGA
- a CDS encoding type II toxin-antitoxin system VapC family toxin, which translates to MYLLDTNVISESRKGAKANRGTQEFWRSVDLDAIYLPVQSIGEIRRGVEIVKRRGDSAQAKMLETWLQTLTTEYADRILSFDDDCAQVWGCLMSADNQHPIDKQIAAIALIHSMTVVTRNTGDFIGTGVDLINPFS; encoded by the coding sequence GTGTATCTGCTAGATACCAATGTCATCAGCGAGTCCCGTAAAGGGGCAAAAGCCAACCGCGGAACGCAGGAGTTCTGGCGCTCGGTCGACCTCGATGCGATTTATCTGCCGGTGCAAAGCATAGGCGAAATACGCCGCGGCGTTGAAATCGTCAAGCGCCGTGGCGATTCGGCGCAGGCCAAAATGCTGGAGACATGGCTGCAGACGCTGACCACGGAATATGCTGATCGTATCCTGTCGTTTGACGACGACTGTGCCCAGGTGTGGGGGTGTCTGATGTCTGCCGACAATCAACATCCGATCGATAAGCAAATTGCCGCGATCGCCTTGATCCATAGCATGACTGTCGTTACGCGTAATACCGGCGATTTTATCGGTACAGGCGTGGACCTGATAAATCCATTTTCCTGA
- a CDS encoding FitA-like ribbon-helix-helix domain-containing protein, with product MATNLVVRNVEEELTLALKQQAAAHGRSAEAEHREILRAALQRPKRRSLVDFLLSMPNVGEDKDFDARNS from the coding sequence ATGGCTACAAACCTGGTGGTGAGAAACGTGGAAGAAGAACTTACTCTGGCACTCAAGCAACAGGCGGCGGCGCATGGCCGCAGCGCAGAAGCCGAGCACAGGGAAATCCTGCGGGCGGCGCTACAGCGTCCGAAGCGGCGCTCGCTGGTGGACTTCTTGTTGAGCATGCCGAATGTCGGGGAAGACAAGGACTTCGATGCGCGCAATAGTTGA